A stretch of Eleutherodactylus coqui strain aEleCoq1 chromosome 9, aEleCoq1.hap1, whole genome shotgun sequence DNA encodes these proteins:
- the CEP76 gene encoding centrosomal protein of 76 kDa: MALPPEKVTELKHIIHQQLEWVNVHSKIREVLAETLKDEIGDESPNLSEDDLMKALRRRGILDDFMKELHLLEDGFPQELASTPKPAVRSEDKEPRTLKRTNIDPSRRYLHLQVLGGKAFLEHLQESDPLPGQVCSTFTLSLHFRNQRFRSKPVPCACEPDFQDGFLLEVQKDSSGDGSRMADATTMLSICDPIQLVLIKMDTSGETTLVASHFLEWRSVLGVDRGVTSIAVELQGVGAECKIPVGVLNVKLELYPPLTQALSPEIVSTQLTLERQKTAEKERLFLVYAKQWWREYLQIRPSHNSRLVKIFAQDENGLNRPVCCYVRPFRAGRLLDTPRQAARFVNVLGYEKAPVVGGGGKQEQWCTMLAFLCRNKGDCEDHCTLLCSLLLGFGLAAYVCVGTKGRAIAHTWVMTYGADGTVTFWESLTGQRYVHKPVNPDDPPLVEQPKPLYPYKSIGCIFNHQQFLANCQPSDSVDLCVFDLNDESRWKPMSEEAIKSICSPGSTTSLPPLPPLCSSLLDGAAESNEIELQLRVLITEHRKDLGLTTVWDDQLSYLLSPALAAYEIERTTGISAGNEEFQDAIKRAVPDGHTFKGFPIHFVHRNARRIFATCLRSPFCDEIVGCRGDQMRLAVRVRVFTYPESACAVWIMFACKYRSVL; encoded by the exons ATGGCTCTACCGCCAGAAAAGGTCACCGAGCTCAAGCACATCATCCACCAGCAGCTGGAATGG GTAAATGTTCATAGCAAAATCCGCGAGGTGCTGGCGGAGACGCTGAAGGATGAAATAGGGGATGAAAGTCCTAATCTCTCCGAAGACGACTTGATGAAAGCCTTAAGGAGGAGAGGAATTCTTGATGATTTTATGAAAGAACTGCATTTGCTGGAG GATGGTTTCCCACAAGAACTCGCCTCCACACCAAAACCAGCAGTGCGTTCTGAAGACAAAGAGCCAAGGACACTGAAAAGAA CTAATATTGACCCATCACGGAGATATCTTCATCTCCAAGTCTTGGGTGGAAAAGCATTCTTGGAACATCTTCAAGAATCGGACCCTCTCCCTGGTCAGGTGTGCTCCACGTTTACTCTTAGCCTGCACTTCCGGAACCAACGCTTTCGATCTAAACCTGTCCCTTGTGCCTGCGAACCAGACTTCCAAGATGGCTTTTTGCTGGAAGTGCAGAAGGACAGCTCGG GTGATGGCAGCAGAATGGCAGATGCCACTACCATGTTGTCTATCTGTGATCCTATACAGCTGGTACTGATCAAGATGGACACATCTGGAGAAACTACTTTAGTGGCATCCCACTTCTTAGAGTGGCGCTCTGTACTAGGAGTTGATCGAGGAGTGACAAGTATTGCTGTTGAGCTCCAGGGAGTAG GTGCAGAATGTAAAATTCCTGTTGGGGTTTTAAATGTCAAGCTCGAGCTTTATCCGCCTCTGACTCAAGCGCTATCTCCAGAAATTGTCAGCACGCAG CTGACGCTAGAGCGACAGAAGACCGCAGAGAAGGAACGTTTGTTTTTGGTTTATGCAAAGCAGTGGTGGAGGGAATATCTTCAAATTCGCCCGTCCCACAACTCTAGACTTGTGAAGATCTTTGCGCAG GATGAAAATGGACTCAATCGacctgtctgctgttatgtgcgTCCATTTAGAGCAGGACGTCTCTTGGATACACCCCGACAAGCGGCACGCTTTGTAAATGTTCTAGGCTATGAAAAGGCCCCTGTAGTTGGTGGAGGGGGTAAACAAGAACAGTGGTGCACTATGCTAGCATTTCTTTGTAGAAATAAG GGCGATTGTGAAGATCACTGCACCCTTCTTTGCAGCCTTCTTCTTGGTTTTGGGTTAGCTGCCTATGTGTGTGTTGGTACAAAAGGAAGAGCAATAGCCCACACATGGGTGATGACGTATGGGGCCGATGGGACAGTTACCTTCTGGGAGAGTTTGACAGGACAAAG ATATGTCCATAAGCCTGTCAACCCGGATGACCCTCCCTTGGTGGAACAGCCAAAGCCTCTCTACCCATATAAAAGCATTGGATGCATTTTTAACCACCAGCAGTTCTTGGCCAACTGCCAGCCGTCCGATTCGGTTGATCTCTGTGTATTTGATCTAAATGATGAATCCAGGTGGAAACCAATGAGTGAAGAAGCTATTAAATCCATATGTTCCCCGGGATCTACTACATCCCTTCCTCCATTACCTCCGCTCTGCAGCTCACTGCTTGATGGAGCTGCAGAAAGTAATGAGATAGAATTACAGCTGCGAGTCCTGATAACGGAGCACAGGAAG GATCTCGGTCTCACCACAGTTTGGGATGATCAGCTGTCTTATCTACTGTCTCCTGCCCTGGCCGCATATGAAATAGAGCGTACCACAGGAATCTCTGCAGGAAATGAGGAGTTTCAGGATGCCATAAAGAGAGCAGTGCCCGATGGTCATACTTTCAAAGGATTTCCTATTCACTTTGTTCATCGGAATGCAAGAAGGATATTTGCTACTTGTTTGCG GTCCCCTTTCTGTGATGAGATTGTGGGCTGTCGTGGAGATCAGATGCGACTTGCTGTTCGAGTGCGAGTTTTCACATACCCTGAATCGGCATGTGCCGTGTGGATTATGTTCGCTTGTAAATATCGATCTGTGCTATAA